A part of Carassius carassius chromosome 32, fCarCar2.1, whole genome shotgun sequence genomic DNA contains:
- the LOC132113244 gene encoding uncharacterized protein LOC132113244 isoform X2 yields MSFTATPGHHGPWVHPQRRTRAGSRATTSPPPAFDISIRNRFAPLRETGRDAVIIGDSIVRHIPAILKVDESPRAVVLHAGVNDTTLRQTETLKRDFSSLIETVRSTTPAATIVVSGPLPTYRRGHERFSRLFALNEWLLSWCKEQKLLFVNNWNLFWERPRLFRADGLHPSRIGAELLSDNISRTLRSM; encoded by the exons atgtccttcactgcgacgccgggacaccacggaccctgggtgcatccacagcggaggacgcgagccgggtcccgggcgacgacttctccccctcctgccttcgacatctccatccggaaccgcttcgctcccctccgcgagacaggacgcgacgctgtgatcatcggagactccatcgtccgacac atacccgcgatcctgaaggtcgacgagagccccagagcggtcgtgcttcatgccggggttaacgacaccacgctgcggcagacggagacgctgaagagggacttcagcagcctgatcgagacggttcgcagcacgacgcccgcggcgacgatcgtcgtgtcaggaccactgcccacgtatcgacgaggacacgaaaggttcagtagactttttgctttaaatgaatggctgttgtcatggtgtaaagaacagaaactgctatttgttaataactggaatcttttctgggagcgtcctaggctgtttcgcgctgatggattacaccccagcagaatcggagcggagcttctctctgacaacatctccaggacacttcgctccatgtga
- the LOC132113244 gene encoding uncharacterized protein LOC132113244 isoform X1 — MSFTATPGHHGPWVHPQRRTRAGSRATTSPPPAFDISIRNRFAPLRETGRDAVIIGDSIVRHVSATLAEGKVHTHCLPGARVLDVSAQIPAILKVDESPRAVVLHAGVNDTTLRQTETLKRDFSSLIETVRSTTPAATIVVSGPLPTYRRGHERFSRLFALNEWLLSWCKEQKLLFVNNWNLFWERPRLFRADGLHPSRIGAELLSDNISRTLRSM; from the coding sequence atgtccttcactgcgacgccgggacaccacggaccctgggtgcatccacagcggaggacgcgagccgggtcccgggcgacgacttctccccctcctgccttcgacatctccatccggaaccgcttcgctcccctccgcgagacaggacgcgacgctgtgatcatcggagactccatcgtccgacacgtaagtgctacgttagccgaaggtaaagtgcacactcattgtttgcctggtgctcgtgttctcgatgtttctgcgcagatacccgcgatcctgaaggtcgacgagagccccagagcggtcgtgcttcatgccggggttaacgacaccacgctgcggcagacggagacgctgaagagggacttcagcagcctgatcgagacggttcgcagcacgacgcccgcggcgacgatcgtcgtgtcaggaccactgcccacgtatcgacgaggacacgaaaggttcagtagactttttgctttaaatgaatggctgttgtcatggtgtaaagaacagaaactgctatttgttaataactggaatcttttctgggagcgtcctaggctgtttcgcgctgatggattacaccccagcagaatcggagcggagcttctctctgacaacatctccaggacacttcgctccatgtga